The Pseudomonas aeruginosa genome includes the window TTCGCGCTTCTCCTGGCGCTCTTTCGCCTCGATGCAGAGGGTGGCGGTGGGACGCAACAGCAGGCGGCGCAGGCCGATCGGCTCGCCGGTTTCCTGGCACCAGCCGTAGTCGCCGCGGGCCAGGCGCTCCAGCGCTTCGTCGATCTTGTCGAGCAGCTTCTTCTCCCGCTCCAGCAGGCGAAGTTGCCATTGCCGCTGTTCCTCGCGGGAAGCCAGGTCGGCCTCGTCGCTGGGGCGTTCGAGATCGCGCAGCTCGCCGAATTCGCC containing:
- the dksA gene encoding RNA polymerase-binding protein DksA, whose protein sequence is MTEQELLAQPDAAYMDEAQQDFFRDLLLRQRQELQARIEGEFGELRDLERPSDEADLASREEQRQWQLRLLEREKKLLDKIDEALERLARGDYGWCQETGEPIGLRRLLLRPTATLCIEAKERQEKRERHVRHN